The proteins below are encoded in one region of Sphingobacterium sp. R2:
- a CDS encoding ligase-associated DNA damage response DEXH box helicase — protein MSDKIVHSEGFRIVSNYFESQGNSPFSFQTKAWEKYAQGYSGLVIAPTGFGKTFSLFMAVLIDFLNKPERYQKGLKLLWITPLRSLAKDLARAMQKAIDDIGLDWVVEVRNGDTDAKVKARQTRSMPDILLVTPESLHLLLAHKQRDKYFKNLQCVTVDEWHELMGNKRGVMVELALAFLKSQFRALRVWGITATIGNLDEAMEVLLPTEKKRIKIVAKEKKRIAIKPIYPSKVELLPWAGHLGGNLADQVVPIILNSKSTILFTNTRSQSEMWYQLLLQAHPDFAGQIALHHSSIDAHIREWIEENLSSGKLKAVVSTSSLDLGVDFKPVDTVIQVGSSKGVARFMQRAGRSGHSPFETSTIYFVPTHSLELIEVAALKDAVKTQTIENRDPMVQTFDVLVQFMVTIALGGGFRSEELHATIANTHAFRYMEEQEWQWCMYFITAGGKIGKRYEEFHKVIQDDDGNWIIKNRRLALLHRLNIGAIVGDAMMRVKFLSGGYIGMIEEYFISKLKKGERFILAGRILELIMVKDMTVFVKNSSGKAITPSWLGGRLPLSSNLSHFLRKKLSESQTPPSNEKELQFLAPLIAKQSSLSAVPSESEFLVEHIKTKEGYHLFFYPLEGRLIHEVMAALVAYRISKLYPISFSMAMNDYGFELYSDKEIQLTQTQLEAALSRKNLMEDVISSINSAEMASRKFRDIAVISGLVVQNYPGTQQNNKSLQASSGIIFRVLMEHDPDNLLLKQAFSEVFNQQLEEYRLVKAFDRINNSKIRYTFAQEYTPLSFPIKVDSLRQSLSSEALIERIQRMEKSNAQKKKRRR, from the coding sequence GTGAGCGATAAAATAGTGCATAGCGAAGGGTTTCGAATTGTAAGCAATTATTTTGAATCCCAAGGAAATAGCCCCTTTAGCTTTCAGACAAAGGCCTGGGAGAAATATGCACAGGGATACAGTGGACTGGTTATCGCCCCCACAGGATTTGGAAAAACCTTTTCGCTATTTATGGCGGTATTGATAGATTTTCTAAATAAGCCAGAACGCTATCAAAAAGGATTAAAACTACTGTGGATAACTCCGTTGCGCTCGTTAGCGAAAGATCTTGCCCGTGCCATGCAAAAAGCCATAGACGATATCGGACTGGATTGGGTAGTGGAGGTTCGCAATGGGGATACCGATGCCAAGGTGAAAGCCAGACAAACACGATCGATGCCTGATATCCTACTGGTTACGCCAGAAAGTTTGCATTTGCTACTGGCGCACAAACAACGTGACAAATATTTTAAGAATCTCCAATGCGTAACGGTCGATGAATGGCATGAACTTATGGGCAACAAACGCGGTGTTATGGTCGAGCTCGCGCTCGCATTTCTCAAATCACAATTTAGAGCATTGCGTGTTTGGGGTATCACAGCGACAATTGGCAATCTCGACGAAGCAATGGAAGTTCTATTACCAACGGAAAAAAAGCGCATTAAAATTGTTGCCAAAGAAAAAAAGCGGATTGCAATCAAACCGATTTACCCTAGTAAAGTAGAACTACTGCCCTGGGCAGGTCACCTAGGAGGAAACTTGGCTGATCAAGTCGTTCCTATTATACTCAATAGTAAAAGTACCATTCTCTTCACCAATACACGCAGCCAAAGTGAGATGTGGTATCAGCTCCTTTTACAGGCGCACCCCGATTTTGCCGGACAAATTGCCCTCCACCACAGCTCAATCGATGCGCACATTCGTGAATGGATCGAGGAGAATCTTAGTAGCGGTAAACTTAAGGCTGTTGTATCAACCTCTTCATTAGATTTAGGTGTAGATTTCAAGCCCGTGGATACAGTTATTCAGGTAGGATCAAGCAAAGGTGTAGCTCGATTTATGCAACGCGCTGGCAGAAGCGGACATAGTCCTTTCGAAACATCAACCATCTACTTCGTTCCAACACACTCACTGGAGCTGATCGAGGTTGCAGCGCTGAAAGATGCTGTGAAAACCCAAACCATTGAAAACCGCGACCCGATGGTGCAGACGTTTGATGTGCTTGTTCAATTCATGGTAACGATCGCTTTGGGCGGAGGATTTCGTTCGGAAGAACTGCATGCGACCATTGCTAATACCCATGCCTTTAGATACATGGAAGAGCAAGAATGGCAATGGTGCATGTATTTTATCACCGCAGGCGGAAAGATCGGTAAACGCTACGAAGAATTCCACAAAGTTATACAAGATGACGACGGAAATTGGATTATCAAAAACCGTCGTTTGGCTTTGTTGCATCGACTCAATATTGGTGCCATTGTAGGCGACGCCATGATGCGTGTCAAATTTCTTTCGGGCGGCTACATTGGAATGATCGAAGAATACTTCATAAGCAAACTCAAAAAAGGTGAGCGGTTCATACTCGCAGGACGAATCCTAGAACTTATTATGGTTAAGGACATGACTGTATTTGTAAAAAATTCATCCGGAAAAGCCATAACGCCAAGCTGGCTTGGCGGCAGACTACCGCTGTCGTCCAATCTCAGTCACTTTCTTCGAAAAAAGCTCTCCGAATCTCAAACTCCCCCCTCAAATGAAAAAGAACTGCAATTTTTAGCACCTCTTATAGCAAAGCAATCCTCCCTTTCTGCAGTACCGAGTGAATCGGAATTCTTGGTTGAGCATATCAAAACGAAAGAAGGTTATCATCTCTTTTTCTATCCTTTGGAAGGTAGGTTAATACATGAGGTGATGGCTGCCCTCGTCGCTTATCGTATCAGCAAATTGTATCCCATCAGTTTTTCCATGGCCATGAATGACTATGGTTTTGAACTCTATTCCGATAAAGAAATTCAACTGACCCAGACTCAGCTCGAAGCAGCCTTGAGTCGTAAAAATCTAATGGAAGACGTTATTAGCAGCATCAACTCTGCCGAAATGGCCAGCCGCAAATTTAGGGATATCGCTGTTATTTCGGGATTGGTTGTTCAAAACTACCCGGGCACACAGCAAAACAACAAATCCCTGCAAGCATCATCAGGAATTATTTTCCGGGTACTGATGGAACACGATCCCGACAATTTACTACTTAAACAAGCTTTTAGCGAAGTATTTAATCAGCAGTTGGAAGAATATCGTTTAGTAAAAGCGTTCGACAGGATTAATAATAGCAAAATACGTTATACCTTTGCCCAAGAATATACGCCATTAAGCTTTCCCATTAAGGTAGACAGTCTCCGGCAGTCGTTGTCGAGTGAGGCACTGATTGAACGTATTCAACGGATGGAGAAGAGCAACGCGCAAAAAAAGAAACGTAGAAGATGA
- a CDS encoding ATP-dependent DNA ligase has translation MKEFANLINALDSSNKTNLKKEAILEFFNRASEKDKLWFLALMTGKRPKRSIAVKDLKIWTLEITEIPEWLFVESYAAVGDLSETLSLLLPPASQLIEKSLSEWMDEITTLQHATIAEKKTFVLHSWNALTTVERFIFNKLLGGSFRLGISAKGLINTIAQYTGTEASAVAHSIMGEWNPNEVEFEKLVRGAYSDTNLSKPYPFCLAYPIEKDAEQLGKITTWQAEYKWDGIRGQMIKRNEDIHIWSRGEELVTAQFPEITAALSQWEGDFVLDGEILAIKDGQVLNFSELQKRINRKTIPKALRDEVPISVYLYDLLELHGNDLRDKPLAYRRSLLEQLHTANRDTILKLSPLIHAENWTALQQIQAAAREINSEGIMLKKIDSAYHAGRKKGDWWKWKVNPMSIDAVLIYAQKGSGRRSAHYTDYTFAVKDGDQLVTIAKAYSGLTDKEILEVSRFVKKNSIEKFGPVRTVKPELVFEIAFEGIGYSKRHKSGVALRFPRILRWRKDKIATEIDELDNVKKLIQ, from the coding sequence ATGAAAGAATTTGCGAACTTAATCAATGCGCTGGACAGCAGCAATAAGACGAACTTGAAAAAAGAGGCTATTTTGGAGTTTTTTAATCGAGCCTCTGAAAAAGACAAACTTTGGTTTTTAGCCCTGATGACAGGAAAAAGACCTAAACGTAGCATTGCTGTAAAGGATCTCAAGATTTGGACATTAGAAATAACAGAAATTCCCGAATGGTTATTTGTCGAATCATACGCCGCTGTAGGAGATCTGTCCGAGACCTTATCCCTACTTTTACCACCTGCATCTCAACTGATAGAAAAAAGCTTAAGTGAATGGATGGATGAAATTACCACCCTGCAGCATGCCACCATTGCGGAAAAGAAAACTTTTGTTCTACATTCTTGGAATGCACTGACTACAGTCGAGCGTTTCATCTTTAACAAACTTCTGGGCGGAAGCTTCCGTTTGGGGATTTCCGCAAAAGGCCTCATCAATACCATAGCTCAATATACAGGTACCGAAGCCAGTGCCGTAGCACATAGCATTATGGGTGAGTGGAATCCGAATGAAGTCGAATTCGAAAAGCTCGTCCGCGGTGCATATAGTGACACAAATTTGTCCAAACCTTACCCTTTTTGCCTCGCTTATCCTATTGAAAAAGATGCTGAGCAGCTCGGAAAGATTACCACATGGCAAGCTGAATATAAATGGGATGGTATCCGTGGACAGATGATCAAACGCAATGAAGACATCCACATCTGGTCTCGCGGCGAAGAGCTCGTCACGGCCCAGTTTCCGGAAATTACAGCAGCACTTAGTCAATGGGAAGGAGATTTCGTACTGGATGGAGAAATTCTTGCTATTAAAGACGGACAGGTACTCAACTTTTCCGAACTTCAAAAACGGATCAATCGCAAAACCATTCCAAAAGCGCTTCGAGATGAAGTCCCTATTTCAGTTTACCTTTATGATCTGTTGGAACTCCATGGTAACGATCTTCGCGATAAGCCGCTAGCCTATAGGCGCTCCTTGCTGGAACAACTCCATACAGCAAATCGGGATACCATCTTAAAATTGTCACCCTTGATACATGCTGAAAACTGGACAGCACTCCAGCAGATTCAGGCGGCAGCGCGCGAAATCAACAGTGAGGGTATCATGCTTAAGAAAATTGATTCCGCGTATCATGCAGGCCGCAAAAAAGGAGATTGGTGGAAGTGGAAAGTAAATCCCATGAGCATCGATGCCGTACTCATTTACGCACAAAAAGGAAGCGGCCGCCGCAGCGCTCATTACACAGATTATACCTTTGCCGTAAAGGATGGAGATCAGTTAGTCACTATTGCCAAAGCTTATTCAGGACTTACCGATAAAGAAATCCTTGAGGTAAGCCGATTTGTGAAAAAGAATTCAATCGAAAAGTTTGGCCCGGTGAGAACGGTTAAGCCCGAACTAGTTTTTGAAATTGCTTTTGAAGGAATAGGTTACAGTAAACGGCACAAATCAGGTGTAGCATTGCGATTTCCGAGAATACTACGCTGGCGAAAAGATAAAATTGCTACGGAGATCGACGAATTGGATAACGTTAAAAAATTGATACAATAA
- a CDS encoding ligase-associated DNA damage response exonuclease, whose amino-acid sequence MIRFTSKGIYCIPGKFYLDPWKPVDLAVISHGHADHAHWGMKKYLCHHFTVNILRSRIGPDIQVQGLAYNEPIHINGVRVSLHPAGHIIGSAQIRLEYKGKVVVFTGDYKIQDDGLSTPFEPIKCHEIITESTFGLPIYRWEPVDTQNERLQSWIKNNQSNRKTSVFIGYSLGKSQRILNAVHEMGPVFVHYSIAKLNEAYLQEGIKLPPYQIVDLKEGLKVLDNQIVLLPPALLDSQTLQKIPNMAYAICSGWMQIRGARRWRSADAGFAISDHADWPGLLQAVRGSAAEKVYVTHGQTATFAKYLNEIGIEAEEVTTQYGDEEDPQEQTT is encoded by the coding sequence ATGATACGTTTTACATCGAAAGGTATATACTGTATTCCGGGCAAGTTTTATCTTGACCCCTGGAAACCTGTTGATCTGGCAGTTATCTCCCACGGTCATGCAGATCATGCTCACTGGGGAATGAAAAAATACCTCTGTCATCATTTTACAGTAAATATCCTTCGAAGCCGGATAGGCCCTGATATTCAAGTTCAGGGACTGGCTTATAATGAACCTATACATATTAATGGTGTACGTGTTTCTTTGCATCCGGCCGGTCATATTATTGGCTCCGCCCAGATCCGACTTGAGTATAAAGGGAAAGTGGTTGTATTTACGGGGGATTATAAAATACAGGACGACGGCCTATCGACACCTTTTGAACCAATTAAATGTCATGAAATTATTACAGAAAGCACCTTTGGTCTCCCTATTTATCGTTGGGAGCCAGTTGATACGCAAAATGAACGCTTGCAATCGTGGATTAAAAACAACCAGAGCAATAGAAAAACTTCAGTATTTATAGGTTATTCACTGGGAAAGTCGCAGCGCATTTTAAATGCAGTTCATGAGATGGGTCCAGTATTTGTTCACTATAGTATTGCTAAACTTAATGAAGCTTACCTTCAAGAAGGAATAAAATTACCGCCCTATCAAATTGTAGATCTAAAGGAAGGACTCAAAGTACTCGACAATCAGATTGTATTACTTCCACCTGCCTTATTGGATAGCCAAACGCTTCAAAAGATACCGAATATGGCTTATGCGATCTGTTCGGGCTGGATGCAAATCCGCGGTGCACGACGATGGCGTAGTGCTGATGCAGGATTTGCGATCAGTGACCACGCCGACTGGCCTGGTTTACTGCAAGCTGTACGTGGAAGTGCAGCGGAAAAAGTATATGTCACACACGGTCAGACGGCAACATTCGCCAAATACCTGAATGAAATCGGTATTGAAGCCGAAGAAGTCACGACTCAGTACGGTGATGAAGAAGATCCTCAGGAACAAACGACTTAA
- a CDS encoding ATP-binding protein, protein MILIVDDNPDNIYSLQKLLESKNFEVDTAQSGEEALKKILKYNYALIILDVQMPDMDGFEVAENIAGFSKTKETPIIFLSAVNTDKRFITKGYNSGGLDYVTKPVDPDILLLKVKTFYRLYEQTQALKDVQQTLELEVERRKQAQKELSSKVDYLHTLLESLPQIAFTCNHEGTIDFVNGRWFQFSDDAVKFPQTYPGDPSIEQELHASLRSGKPLEMEVRIQRRACGEYLYQLLRVWPILEKGESKWVGTFTDIDAQKKAEKEKDEFLSIASHELKTPLTSIKAYMQLLDRKLKLDEESAEAKYVTRVQGQVDKLNSLISDLLDLSKIDNGKLLINKKVFPLEHMVKSAIDSIVQTHEQSNMKLLRTGDITDVQIYGDEIRLEQVLVNFLTNAYKYAAGTEKVIVDCTVIGDTVKISVIDFGIGIPVEKQADVFEKFYRVEETSFDFQGLGIGLYICAEIIRAHQGTISVESSGGQGATFSFTLPVTIPEDAKC, encoded by the coding sequence ATGATATTAATTGTTGATGATAATCCGGATAATATTTACTCGTTACAAAAGTTACTTGAATCCAAGAATTTTGAAGTTGATACCGCTCAATCTGGGGAGGAAGCTCTAAAGAAGATTTTAAAATATAATTATGCATTAATTATACTGGATGTTCAGATGCCGGATATGGATGGCTTTGAAGTCGCTGAAAATATTGCAGGGTTTAGCAAAACGAAAGAAACCCCGATAATATTTTTGTCTGCTGTAAATACGGATAAACGTTTTATCACGAAAGGGTACAATTCGGGCGGTTTGGATTACGTGACCAAGCCTGTTGATCCTGATATTCTCCTGTTGAAAGTAAAGACATTTTATCGGTTATATGAACAGACGCAAGCACTTAAAGATGTTCAACAAACATTAGAACTGGAAGTGGAACGGCGTAAGCAGGCACAGAAAGAGCTTAGTTCGAAGGTAGACTATTTGCATACACTTCTGGAGTCTTTACCACAAATTGCATTTACATGTAATCATGAGGGGACTATTGATTTTGTAAATGGTCGCTGGTTTCAGTTTTCCGATGATGCTGTAAAGTTTCCGCAAACATATCCTGGCGATCCGTCTATTGAGCAGGAGCTTCATGCCAGTCTTCGTTCGGGAAAGCCACTAGAAATGGAGGTTCGCATTCAACGACGGGCTTGTGGTGAATATCTGTATCAACTTTTGCGTGTGTGGCCTATTTTAGAAAAAGGCGAAAGTAAATGGGTAGGAACATTTACGGATATTGACGCACAGAAAAAGGCAGAAAAGGAAAAAGATGAGTTTCTTAGTATCGCGAGTCACGAGTTGAAAACACCATTGACAAGCATAAAGGCATACATGCAATTACTGGATCGAAAGCTAAAATTAGATGAAGAGAGTGCCGAAGCAAAATATGTAACACGGGTGCAGGGGCAGGTAGACAAACTCAATAGTCTAATTTCTGACCTTTTGGATCTCTCAAAGATCGATAATGGGAAGTTGTTGATTAATAAAAAAGTATTTCCGCTTGAGCATATGGTGAAAAGTGCGATAGACTCCATTGTTCAGACGCATGAGCAAAGCAATATGAAACTGCTACGAACAGGTGATATTACAGATGTACAGATTTATGGTGATGAGATCCGCCTTGAACAGGTGCTGGTAAATTTTTTGACCAATGCCTATAAATATGCTGCTGGTACGGAAAAAGTAATTGTCGACTGTACTGTTATTGGCGATACTGTAAAAATCAGTGTCATTGATTTCGGAATAGGAATACCTGTAGAAAAGCAGGCCGATGTCTTTGAGAAATTTTATCGTGTAGAAGAAACGTCTTTTGATTTTCAGGGACTCGGCATAGGGCTTTATATCTGCGCTGAAATTATTCGTGCTCACCAAGGAACGATTTCTGTTGAGAGTTCGGGTGGACAAGGAGCTACGTTTTCCTTTACTTTACCTGTAACTATACCCGAGGATGCCAAATGCTAA